In a single window of the Anaerocolumna cellulosilytica genome:
- the pheA gene encoding prephenate dehydratase — MIDLTQSRMEIDKVDKQIAELFEHRMKIARDVAEYKIQTGKKVFDKEREKVKLNTLKELAGNEFNRQAIQELFSQIMSISRKLQYGLISKEYGENTFQEIAQLHITEETKVVCFGVKGSYTEQAMEEYFGTDIKRVYAPTFKQVMEDIKDGHVDYGVLPIENTSTGGITDIYDLLVEFDNIIIGEHVVKVDHALLGLPGSSLDNIRTVYSHTQGLLQCSKFILSREGLKSVECISTADSAKKVLEEQDITQGAIASKKAANVYGLSVLQEKLNHEENNSTRFIVIARDKRYLKNSNKISICFELPHESGSLYNMLSHIIYNNLNMTKIESRPLEGKNFEYRFFVDFEGNIAEPAVKNALYGIQEEATRIRILGNYKTTSKIVL; from the coding sequence ATGATTGATTTAACCCAAAGCAGAATGGAAATTGATAAGGTAGATAAGCAAATAGCTGAATTATTTGAACATAGAATGAAGATTGCCAGAGATGTTGCAGAATATAAAATACAAACCGGTAAGAAGGTATTTGATAAAGAAAGAGAGAAGGTAAAACTTAATACATTAAAGGAGCTTGCAGGAAATGAGTTTAATCGGCAAGCAATACAGGAATTATTCTCTCAGATTATGTCGATCAGCCGGAAGTTACAATATGGTTTAATTAGTAAGGAATATGGAGAAAATACTTTTCAGGAAATTGCACAACTGCATATAACGGAAGAAACAAAGGTAGTGTGCTTTGGCGTAAAGGGGTCTTATACCGAACAGGCCATGGAAGAATACTTTGGCACTGATATTAAGAGAGTTTATGCACCGACCTTTAAACAAGTTATGGAAGATATCAAAGATGGTCATGTAGATTATGGAGTACTTCCGATAGAGAATACCTCTACAGGTGGAATAACTGATATCTATGATTTACTAGTAGAATTTGATAATATTATTATTGGTGAGCATGTGGTGAAAGTAGATCATGCTTTATTAGGGCTACCGGGTTCCTCTTTGGATAATATACGAACAGTCTATTCTCATACGCAGGGACTGCTCCAATGCAGTAAATTCATACTGAGCAGAGAAGGGCTTAAATCGGTCGAATGTATCAGCACTGCGGATAGTGCTAAGAAGGTTTTAGAAGAACAGGATATAACACAAGGAGCAATTGCCAGCAAAAAAGCAGCAAATGTATACGGACTGTCTGTATTGCAAGAAAAGTTAAACCATGAAGAAAATAATTCTACAAGATTTATAGTCATTGCAAGAGATAAAAGGTATTTGAAAAATTCCAATAAAATCAGCATATGTTTTGAATTACCTCATGAGAGCGGTTCTCTCTATAATATGCTTTCACATATAATATACAATAATTTAAACATGACAAAAATTGAATCCAGGCCTTTAGAAGGAAAGAACTTTGAATACAGGTTCTTTGTAGATTTTGAAGGAAATATAGCTGAGCCGGCTGTTAAAAATGCTTTATATGGAATACAGGAAGAGGCAACTCGTATAAGAATACTTGGTAATTATAAAACTACCTCAAAGATTGTATTATAA
- a CDS encoding class I SAM-dependent rRNA methyltransferase encodes MEKAIVKLKKGEGRTLKAGGMWVYDNEIDKIEGEFNNGDIVTVHDFDNYYMGCGFINTNSKITVRVMARAKGQEITEAFLEERLKVAWEYRKKTVDVSSCRIVFGEADFLPGIVIDKFTDVLVVQSLALGIDRMKNTLVDLLKNILKTDGILIRGVYERSDAKVRLQEGMERVKGFLGEAFDTKVEIVENGVKYLVDVADGQKTGFFLDQKYNREAIKKICKNAEVLDCFTHTGSFALNAGLAGAKSVIGVDASELGVAQARENAVLNGLQDRVEFICTDVFDLLPEYEKENKKFDVVILDPPAFTKSRNSVKNAVKGYREINLRAMKLIKNGGYLATCSCSHFMTPELFSETIGQAAKNTHKRLRQVEYRTQAPDHPILWAADESYYLKFYIFQVCDEK; translated from the coding sequence ATGGAAAAAGCAATCGTTAAGTTAAAAAAGGGTGAAGGCAGAACCTTAAAAGCCGGAGGCATGTGGGTATACGACAACGAAATTGACAAAATTGAAGGAGAATTTAACAACGGTGATATAGTAACGGTGCATGATTTTGATAATTATTACATGGGCTGTGGCTTTATAAATACAAATTCCAAGATAACGGTTCGTGTTATGGCAAGGGCAAAGGGACAGGAGATTACAGAGGCATTTTTAGAAGAGCGGTTAAAAGTGGCCTGGGAGTACAGAAAAAAGACAGTAGATGTAAGCAGCTGTCGTATTGTCTTTGGAGAAGCAGATTTTTTACCGGGTATTGTAATCGATAAATTTACGGATGTCCTTGTGGTGCAATCTTTAGCGCTGGGCATAGACAGAATGAAGAATACCCTAGTAGATCTCTTAAAAAACATATTAAAAACAGACGGTATTCTCATAAGGGGCGTATACGAAAGAAGTGATGCGAAAGTCAGGCTTCAGGAAGGTATGGAACGGGTAAAAGGCTTCCTTGGTGAAGCATTTGATACCAAAGTAGAAATTGTTGAAAATGGAGTAAAATATTTGGTTGATGTTGCAGACGGACAAAAGACAGGTTTCTTTTTAGATCAGAAATATAATAGAGAAGCAATTAAAAAAATCTGTAAAAATGCAGAAGTACTGGATTGTTTCACACATACCGGCTCCTTTGCCCTAAATGCAGGATTAGCTGGTGCAAAAAGTGTAATCGGAGTAGACGCATCTGAACTTGGTGTTGCACAAGCAAGAGAAAATGCTGTTTTAAATGGCTTACAGGATAGAGTAGAATTTATATGTACCGATGTTTTCGATTTATTGCCGGAATATGAAAAAGAAAATAAAAAGTTTGATGTCGTAATCCTTGATCCTCCGGCGTTTACAAAATCCAGAAATTCTGTAAAGAATGCTGTAAAGGGTTATAGAGAAATTAACCTTCGTGCCATGAAACTAATTAAAAACGGAGGGTATTTAGCGACTTGTTCCTGTTCTCATTTTATGACACCGGAATTATTTTCGGAAACCATAGGACAAGCAGCTAAGAATACACATAAAAGATTAAGACAGGTTGAATATAGAACACAAGCACCGGATCATCCAATTTTGTGGGCAGCTGACGAATCTTATTACTTAAAATTTTATATATTCCAGGTTTGTGACGAAAAATAA
- a CDS encoding bifunctional folylpolyglutamate synthase/dihydrofolate synthase, producing MTYEEATRFLKDCEGYGSVLGLDNMKLLLEGLFNPQKDLKFVHIAGTNGKGSTAAFITYCMAAAGYKVGRYISPAVFCYEEKFQIFEAGSDGNTESRKVSSVFITKEDITEEAGQIKEVCQNLTSEGKNHPTIFEVETALAMMYFRKKQCDLVVLEVGLGGRLDATNVIDTTECAVITSISMDHMTYLGNTLAEIAWEKAGIIKPGIPVVSYEQAEEASTVIKARAKELKVDLLIAEFNKIEISRQNLEGTTFSYGERKNLYIRLLGEHQVKNATLALLSLEVLIKKGYKITEQQIREGLYQTCWSGRLEPIAMHPLFLLDGAHNEDAAVNLAENIKQYFKGKRIYFIMGVFADKEYDAILKHTAHLAYKIYTLTPNNQRGLSSAALARAAVNYNKNVIDSVTSANAVWSALKAAKKEDIIIAFGSLSHLQEIREAVKNSEYLL from the coding sequence ATGACTTATGAAGAAGCCACCCGGTTTTTAAAGGATTGTGAAGGATACGGCAGTGTACTAGGGCTTGATAATATGAAGCTTCTTTTAGAAGGGCTTTTTAACCCTCAAAAGGATTTGAAATTTGTTCATATAGCCGGAACGAATGGAAAAGGATCAACGGCAGCTTTCATAACGTATTGTATGGCTGCTGCTGGCTATAAGGTAGGGCGATATATCTCACCTGCTGTATTCTGTTATGAGGAGAAATTTCAGATATTTGAAGCTGGTTCGGACGGAAATACTGAATCAAGGAAGGTATCCTCTGTGTTTATTACAAAAGAAGATATTACAGAAGAAGCAGGTCAGATAAAAGAAGTGTGTCAGAACCTGACATCAGAAGGAAAAAACCATCCTACCATATTTGAAGTCGAAACAGCACTTGCAATGATGTATTTTCGTAAAAAGCAATGTGATTTGGTCGTACTGGAAGTGGGTCTTGGAGGCAGATTAGATGCTACTAATGTTATTGATACAACAGAATGTGCGGTTATAACATCTATCAGTATGGACCATATGACATACCTTGGTAATACCTTAGCCGAAATCGCCTGGGAAAAGGCAGGAATTATTAAACCTGGTATTCCAGTTGTTTCTTATGAACAGGCGGAGGAAGCGAGTACTGTAATTAAAGCAAGAGCAAAAGAATTGAAGGTAGACCTCTTAATAGCTGAATTTAATAAAATAGAAATAAGCCGGCAGAATTTAGAAGGGACTACTTTTTCTTATGGTGAAAGAAAGAATCTGTATATAAGGCTTCTCGGTGAACATCAGGTAAAAAATGCAACATTGGCTTTATTGTCTTTGGAGGTATTAATTAAAAAAGGGTATAAGATAACGGAACAGCAGATAAGAGAAGGACTTTATCAAACTTGTTGGAGTGGTAGATTAGAACCTATAGCAATGCATCCGCTTTTTTTACTGGATGGGGCACATAATGAAGATGCAGCAGTTAATCTGGCTGAAAATATAAAACAATATTTTAAAGGGAAACGTATTTATTTTATCATGGGAGTTTTTGCTGATAAGGAATATGATGCTATTTTAAAGCATACGGCGCATTTAGCCTACAAAATATATACATTAACACCGAACAATCAAAGAGGGTTATCTTCTGCGGCACTTGCAAGAGCAGCAGTTAACTATAATAAGAATGTAATAGATTCCGTAACCAGTGCAAATGCAGTTTGGTCAGCATTAAAAGCGGCTAAAAAGGAAGATATAATAATTGCTTTTGGCTCACTTTCTCACCTGCAAGAAATAAGAGAAGCAGTTAAAAATTCTGAATATTTATTGTAA
- a CDS encoding S1C family serine protease, with amino-acid sequence MDEFNRFNKEDNKYYDNGAGSKIIEGYAVIKDVESKKKKSVAGYFSKIVITAGVFGLVAGVSFQGYNSIFNKQGSNTEISQNTSEPTSNDTANGVSTVETGISNSTGSDVSTVVNNVMPSIVAINAKINNVTNDFFGRQYNQEVDGSGSGIIIGQNDSEILIATNNHVIKGANAVEIVFADDTTAQATVKGTAPASDLAVVAVDVNDLEEGTFDNIKIATLGDSDSVKLGEMAIAIGNALGYGQSITVGYVSALDREVTVDNITLKVLQTDAAINPGNSGGALLNSKGEVIGINSVKYVDDSVESIGYAIPITDAIPVISDLMNRTELEDSEKAYLGIGGKDVTSSYSQSFNMPVGIYVGEIADDSAAAKAGIVIGDIVVAVNNTKVESLSELQDALNYTKAGSEGTITVKSLVNGSYEEKVLNITFGFKPKN; translated from the coding sequence ATGGATGAATTCAATCGTTTTAACAAAGAGGATAATAAATATTATGACAATGGAGCAGGTTCTAAGATTATTGAAGGGTATGCAGTAATAAAAGATGTGGAATCTAAAAAGAAAAAAAGTGTAGCAGGATATTTTAGTAAGATTGTAATAACGGCAGGTGTATTTGGATTAGTAGCCGGAGTATCTTTTCAGGGCTATAACAGTATCTTTAATAAGCAGGGCAGCAATACAGAAATTAGCCAAAATACATCTGAGCCGACTTCCAATGATACTGCAAATGGTGTAAGTACAGTAGAAACTGGAATATCAAATAGTACCGGCAGTGATGTCTCAACCGTAGTAAATAATGTTATGCCATCCATAGTTGCAATCAATGCAAAGATAAATAATGTAACGAATGACTTTTTTGGAAGGCAATATAATCAGGAAGTAGATGGAAGCGGTTCAGGAATTATAATCGGGCAGAATGACTCAGAAATCTTAATTGCGACCAATAACCATGTTATAAAAGGTGCAAACGCAGTAGAGATTGTTTTCGCAGATGATACCACTGCACAGGCGACTGTTAAAGGAACCGCACCGGCATCTGATTTGGCAGTAGTTGCAGTAGATGTTAATGATTTGGAAGAAGGTACGTTTGACAATATTAAAATTGCAACGTTAGGGGATTCTGACTCTGTAAAGCTAGGTGAAATGGCTATTGCCATTGGAAATGCCTTAGGCTACGGACAGTCAATAACCGTAGGGTATGTGAGCGCCTTGGACAGAGAGGTTACGGTAGACAATATAACCTTGAAGGTGCTTCAGACAGATGCTGCTATAAATCCCGGAAACAGCGGCGGAGCTCTTTTGAATTCAAAAGGTGAAGTAATTGGAATTAATTCAGTAAAATATGTAGATGATAGTGTCGAAAGTATTGGTTACGCAATTCCAATCACAGACGCAATACCTGTTATCAGCGATTTGATGAATCGTACAGAACTAGAAGACAGTGAGAAGGCTTATTTGGGCATTGGCGGAAAAGATGTGACCAGTTCTTATTCGCAAAGTTTTAATATGCCGGTAGGTATTTATGTAGGTGAAATTGCTGACGATTCTGCGGCAGCAAAAGCCGGAATTGTAATTGGAGATATTGTCGTTGCTGTTAACAATACAAAAGTAGAATCATTATCTGAACTACAGGATGCCTTGAATTATACCAAAGCCGGGTCAGAAGGAACAATTACAGTTAAATCGTTAGTAAATGGTTCTTATGAGGAAAAAGTCCTCAATATTACCTTTGGCTTTAAACCAAAGAATTAA